Below is a genomic region from Pleuronectes platessa chromosome 2, fPlePla1.1, whole genome shotgun sequence.
TCACGAGGTAAACTGAacccaaatgtgttttttatccgCTGGGTAATCTTTTCCGTGGCGCTTTTCTCCCCTGTGGCCTTGGCTACCTTCTCCTTGAGCTCAGGCCATTCAGGGACATAACTCTCACAGAACTGCTCAGCTTTTGGCCGAATGTTCAAGCGACGCAGGCGTTGCAAGGTCTCATAGCGTCCTGTTTTCAGGGCCCAGTCCCGGGCACATTTTCCTTTTGTGGAGTCGACTTCGTGAATGTTTGCTCCTGGAAAGAAAGATGGTAGATCAGAGACACGAAGCGAGCAGGCGTTAATATCTGATCAGAAGTTCAAAGAACAATGGAATCAATCCATACTATAATCTCGGGGTTGTCAGAATGTGAATTGGTCTTACTGTCTTTCTTACTTTTCTAAAGATAATGCAAACAACAAATAATGACATGCAGTGATTCTAGAAAAAGTGTGCCATCTAAAAATAGCTCTGCAGATGGCTTATCTCCTGCCCGCCTTCAGGACTTGGACGGCAGAGATTACTGCAGGTTGAGTTAAGATGTGGTAACGTCCTCGGAATGATCCCTTAAACCAGTCTGGCGTCACTGGCACGTTCACTCGCAAACAGAGTTAGCCTGCTTCAAATATGGACGGGTAAACCATGGGGTCATCTATTCTCACCACCAGTGCTGTAACTGTTCATTTAGACCTGTACGAGTCCTGGGTAATGGGGGTTTCCAGGGGTTTCGAAAATAAACAGATCTAATATTAATCATAGGACAGAGGCTTTTGTGTGAGTATGACACTGTCAAAAGTCTGTTTCACCGGATAAATAAGATTTGTTTATATTGGGCATTCTTGTGAGTCCTGGCAAGACAACTGCACTAAGAGTCATCAGAGAGATACAAACGTACTGTGACCCATTATcttatatatgcatgtaaatgtatttatttgtcttctCTTTCATGGAAGATTGAAAGGACAATGAGTTAATTCATGCAACTGACAGATCCAATGCTTATTCACTATTATTTATAACTATTATGTAATACAAGCTGGTTGCTTTCCAACTAACATATTCTTTTAAGCCAATACAACtcctaaaataaaacaatttcctAGAAGATATAACACATTATGAAAGAAATCAATATTTGTGTCCAGTAAACAAGAGAGGAAGTACTGTGCCTGACTTTATAAATCAATACTGGTGTATGTTGTGTATCATAGAAACTTACAAATTGCTGAAAACAGAAAGTGTTTGAAATAGAGTCAGTAGCTGTCGTTGTATTCGGCTCTTACATACCAGCCATAACGAGGGAAGCCACGACATCATTGCGCCCGGTCATAGCAGCTTTGATGAGGGCTGTGAAACCACGACAGTCCTTTATTTCCAGGTCTATACCGGGATAGTAGTTCAGGAGATACATGACTGTGCTGATATGACCTGGAGAGTAAGACACAAGAATTCAGAGCTTACATCAGCAGTTTATCTGAGAGTTGTAACATTTGAAAAAAGTGGTTACAATAAAAATCTCAATACACTTGAATCAGGCGCATAACGGAGATCAGTGTGGTCGTAAGTTAACGAGGTACCAGTTGTATTGCCATCACCAAATCGGAACTATTTCTCTCTACCCATGTTATTGTAGCCACAGACCATTATTCTACATGTGACCCTCTCACAGAGATGTTATGCACCTTCCTCCAGTTGTTATCTATCAAAGTGTCTAACTCAACCTGGGCTCCTGTGCATACTGCCATAGATAAAAGGGGACTCAGTATTATAACACTAATGTGTGGTGGATTTAGTtaatcttcctctgtcttcaCTCTATGTAGAACTGCCATCCTGGGTTATAGGCCCAAAGATAAGACAATGCAGACAGGGAAAACTAAATTAACAAAATAGATTCAAACCatacatatatatctataaCTACCATTATTGTATAATTCagatttttgttgttgctctATATTTTCCCCTTAATGCCTGTATCATGCATTGAGTAAACTTTGTTATTCATGTCCTGTGTGTACAACTCACCAGCTTGGGATGCGATCATCAGTGCAGTGTTGCCTTCATTGTCCTGGTGGTTTATGTCTATAAAAGGACAGCTGTGAAGCCCATACACGATATCTATGAAACCTTTGCAGCAAGCCACCATCAAGCCATTCTGTTGTTATAAAGATAAACAACAATGAAATTAGTTTTGAGATTTCAACTAAATAGTTTTGAAGAAGTTCTGGATTATCATTTATCTGAATGACCCAGACTCTCACCCAGCTGTTGATGTCCAGTTCCATGACTTCCTCTTTTGTGACCCCTCTCTCCAGAACTCGCCGCAGAGAAACGGGCTCATTGCGGGCGCATGCTTGATACAGAGTCGACACCGCACCTCTGTCCGTTACCTCTGGCGAGTATTCGGGAAGCACCGAGTCATCGGAGAGGATGCTGTCTGAGTTGTACTCGCTCGCTGACAGAGACACAGCGTCCTCGTCCGGG
It encodes:
- the ankrd33ab gene encoding photoreceptor ankyrin repeat protein: MATAAVDPHLGSGPDEDAVSLSASEYNSDSILSDDSVLPEYSPEVTDRGAVSTLYQACARNEPVSLRRVLERGVTKEEVMELDINSWNGLMVACCKGFIDIVYGLHSCPFIDINHQDNEGNTALMIASQAGHISTVMYLLNYYPGIDLEIKDCRGFTALIKAAMTGRNDVVASLVMAGANIHEVDSTKGKCARDWALKTGRYETLQRLRRLNIRPKAEQFCESYVPEWPELKEKVAKATGEKSATEKITQRIKNTFGFSLPRDPQDNGVLDHMVRMTTSVHSPLISTGCRPLCPKSPPEVGKRRLAVPELMVKHPDKKLEESSVCHSNGSVSHIIPTIHSVESSDTTCCADTMRRGSILSLASTKVASTFIPRSMARRNSVFPSGCIPKIDIIRPTEATPKKEKKKKKNKIKGFLEPPIWRYKEIKDEKKKEKKKLEKEKEKQEKEKKEKQEKEKKEKQEKEKKEKRKDSKKTKH